A window of Rhododendron vialii isolate Sample 1 chromosome 11a, ASM3025357v1 contains these coding sequences:
- the LOC131307171 gene encoding RING-H2 finger protein ATL65 — protein MLTCREPPSTNRTNIDGDAPPPVKPPQSNLPHAKTTSKPPTHKTNPKTQQTLPPPSSTSPIMIVIATATSPSPSPSPSPSPSPSPSPSTAPSPLTTASLLARSSASPPPSRLPIDFSPPLIAMVVIIATAFVIVTYSRLISRYFIDLRRRYRRWRRRRRLLRSYVPSSSAGDLESPNFNASSLTDASFHVLSPYGLDEAVIKTIPLSIYTRKSSAHECAVCLLEFEENDYVRTLPVCYHAFHVDCIDIWLGSHANCPLCRAGILRPESPFVPVMASRIRPSLDDQLIVESIILEEPLAESRSSDFRLTVGEITQEINSPGRNTAPQSEDRLDGRNFLLKRSYSFGFERNLGSERLVMESATASPWRYRRGGGGGSSFWSKRPSPFSSLTKHRVFSFRNYRGMKSPFFRRRGGFFPFSESSARNSGGGGGGSSRRSKSLASPMFMRSSATAGQFSSSRLRSGDPEALLSPERYNRR, from the coding sequence ATGCTGACGTGTCGCGAGCCCCCGTCGACAAATCGTACTAACATAGACGGGGACGCACCACCTCCAGTAAAACCCCCTCAGTCAAATTTGCCCCACGcaaaaaccacatcaaaacccCCCACCCACAAAACGAACCcaaaaacccaacaaacacTTCCACCGCCGTCCTCCACAAGCCCGATCATGATCGTGATCGCCACCGCCACCTCCCCTTCTCCGtctccatcaccatcaccatcaccatcaccgtCACCGTCACCCTCAACAGCACCGTCGCCGTTAACAACTGCTTCCCTCCTCGCGCGCTCGTCAGCTTCCCCGCCGCCGTCCAGGCTCCCCATCGACTTCAGCCCGCCGCTGATCGCCATGGTCGTCATAATCGCCACCGCCTTCGTCATCGTCACCTACTCCCGCCTCATCTCCCGCTACTTCATCGACCTCCGCCGCCGCTACCGGCGCTggcgccgccgccgccgcctcctccgGTCCTACGtcccctcctcctccgccgGCGACTTGGAGTCCCCCAACTTCAACGCCTCCTCCCTGACCGACGCCTCCTTCCACGTCCTTTCCCCTTACGGCCTCGACGAGGCCGTCATCAAGACCATTCCTCTCTCCATCTACACGCGCAAGAGCAGCGCGCACGAGTGCGCCGTGTGCTTGCTCGAGTTCGAGGAGAACGACTACGTCCGTACCCTCCCGGTTTGTTACCACGCCTTCCACGTGGATTGCATCGACATATGGTTAGGCTCGCACGCGAATTGTCCGTTGTGTAGGGCGGGGATATTACGGCCGGAATCGCCGTTCGTTCCGGTCATGGCTTCTAGGATTAGGCCTAGCCTAGATGATCAGCTGATCGTCGAGAGTATAATTCTGGAAGAACCGTTAGCGGAAAGCCGTTCTTCTGATTTTCGGCTAACGGTGGGTGAGATCACACAGGAGATCAACTCACCGGGAAGGAATACTGCTCCTCAGTCGGAGGACCGATTAGACGGCCGAAATTTTTTGTTGAAGCGGTCGTACTCGTTCGGATTCGAGCGGAATTTAGGATCGGAGAGGTTAGTTATGGAGTCAGCGACGGCGTCGCCGTGGAGGTACCggaggggaggaggaggagggagtaGTTTCTGGAGCAAACGGCCGTCGCCGTTCAGTTCGTTGACGAAACATAGAGTGTTCTCGTTTCGTAACTACAGAGGGATGAAGTCTCCGTTTTTCAGGCGGCGAGGGGGATTCTTTCCGTTCTCGGAGTCTAGCGCGAGGAATtccggcggcggcggaggaggatCGTCACGGCGGAGCAAGTCGTTGGCGAGTCCGATGTTCATGAGGTCGTCGGCCACGGCGGGGCAGTTCTCGTCGAGCCGGTTGAGGAGCGGGGATCCGGAGGCGTTGCTATCTCCGGAGAGATATAACAGACGGTAG
- the LOC131307454 gene encoding pentatricopeptide repeat-containing protein At2g15980 — MVFPILRRSLSSLSPPPPPPPDPSQTLVSTVVQILTHHRSKSRWTHLRSLSPPTGFTPSQVSQITLRIRNNPHLALRFFLFTLRHSLSTPSLLSYSTLIHTLSRSRLLKPQTLTLIQSALLRFPDTDKTPKLFQSLVKTYRECDSAPFVFDLLIKACLRSTRIDQAMEIARMLKSRGISPSVSTCNSVIRSVSKYRGCYAGYDFYKEVFGFGDEGKSRTVGVFKVVPNVHTFNVIMLGFHQDGLVGNVEEVWGEMEALGCEPSGYSYSILMAAYCEDGKMGEAVKLWEEMGIKGLKPDSVAYNTMIGGFCKICEVGRAEEFFREMGLSGVECSFVTFEHLINGYCQIGDVDSALLLYKDMCRKGFRSESSTVDAVIRGLGGENRVSEALEFLRVAIRKHEIAPKRKSYEVLIKGLCQEGRVEEALKLQAEMVGKGFEPNCEIYSAFIEANTKEGNVELAEMLKKEMFETQMPKEVE, encoded by the coding sequence ATGGTTTTCCCAATCCTCAGacgctctctctcctccctctccccaccaccaccacctccacctgaCCCATCCCAAACCCTAGTCTCCACCGTCGTCCAAATCCTCACCCACCACCGCTCCAAATCCCGCTGGACCCACCTCCGCTCCCTCTCCCCCCCCACCGGCTTCACTCCTTCCCAAGTTTCCCAAATCACCCTCCGAATCCGCAACAACCCCCACCTCGCCctccgcttcttcctcttcaCCCTCCGCCACTCCCTCTCCACCCCCTCCCTCCTCTCCTACTCCACCCTCATCCACACCCTCTCCCGCTCCCGTCTCCTCAAgccccaaaccctaaccctaatccaatCCGCCCTCCTCCGCTTCCCCGACACCGATAAAACACCGAAACTCTTCCAGTCTCTCGTGAAGACCTACCGGGAGTGTGACTCGGCCCCGTTTGTGTTCGACTTGTTGATTAAAGCTTGTTTGAGATCTACCAGAATCGATCAAGCGATGGAAATTGCGAGGATGTTAAAGTCTAGAGGGATTTCTCCCAGTGTTAGTACGTGTAATTCGGTGATTAGGTCGGTTTCGAAGTATCGTGGGTGTTATGCTGGGTATGATTTTTACAAGGAGGTTTTCGGGTTTGGCGATGAGGGTAAGAGTAGAACCGTGGGTGTTTTTAAGGTTGTTCCGAATGTGCATACGTTTAATGTGATTATGCTTGGTTTTCATCAAGATGGTTTAGTGGGAAATGTGGAAGAGGTTTGGGGGGAAATGGAGGCATTGGGTTGTGAACCGAGCGGGTATAGTTATAGTATTTTGATGGCGGCATATTGTGAGGATGGAAAGATGGGTGAGGCTGTGAAGTTGTGGGAAGAAATGGGGATTAAGGGTTTGAAGCCAGATTCCGTGGCTTACAACACTATGATTGGTGGGTTTTGTAAAATTTGTGAGGTTGGAAGGGCTGAAGAGTTTTTTAGAGAAATGGGGTTGAGTGGTGTGGAGTGTTCTTTTGTTACTTTTGAGCATCTTATCAATGGGTATTGTCAGATTGGGGATGTGGATTCAGCACTGTTGTTGTATAAGGATATGTGTAGGAAAGGTTTTAGGTCAGAGAGTTCAACAGTTGATGCTGTTATTAGAGGACTTGGTGGGGAGAATAGGGTTTCCGAGGCTTTGGAGTTTCTGAGAGTTGCAATCAGAAAACATGAGATTGCACCTAAAAGGAAGAGTTATGAGGTTCTGATAAAGGGTTTATGTCAAGAGGGGAGGGTGGAAGAAGCATTAAAGCTTCAGGCAGAGATGGTAGGGAAAGGGTTTGAACCGAATTGTGAGATTTATAGTGCTTTCATTGAGGCGAATACGAAAGAAGGGAATGTTGAACTAGCAGAAATGTTGAAGAAGGAAATGTTTGAAACTCAGATGCCGAAGGAAGTGGAGTAA